One genomic segment of Mesoterricola silvestris includes these proteins:
- a CDS encoding pentapeptide repeat-containing protein, giving the protein MSELTRKEVVFILKSGKSFQRTDLSGLDLRGFDLSGANLSEANLAGTVLNSAILRGADMAGADLRLANLDEADLEGANLSRAQLKGVNLSGANLTKCDLSFFDVHQYDATTIPNMRGAVLTGAVLAGVNFSGVDLSGKDLRGADLSGADLRQTVLDGANLEGANLSRCALLGASLNGAMLVGADLTAAVLGGASLVRANLSGANLTDADLHLANLTTADLGKADLSRANLRGANLGGSNLSGAVLRFLDILQYDKGDIPDLTGANLSGADLSGTNLRGINLNQGNLSGANLSAAVLRHATMEGAVLSDADLHGADLSGANLTGSLLVRANLSSALLAGAVLSGADCHGADLNGADLREISFVGANLTGANLTGASLSGAMLEGAVLCEAILVGAKLRRVNLGERDLRRADLSGADLSAANLEGANMTGAVLVGANLEETQLGGTNLTGADLHGDDLRSANLCGADLTTANLSTTDLQGVILSANLNGANLGWANLKDAQLDRAILKGVNLSGVDLSGFDLKGADLTDAILDGAKLASVNLNGAVLRGAHAIGTILSGANMADADLSQADFSGANLLGVDFERANLEGAKLASLPTESWGEYRTNLSNANLTSANLTGADLYQANLNEANLNNANLSNASMVWADLRGVDLRKTTLVGTNLKGANLDGANLASADLRETVLRDAYLDRANLSGANLSGTNLSNADLRFCNLIDAAMDGANLSGANLSGANLVWTNLSGANLVRANLSQAKLSGAHLGGADLRETDLTETNLHGANLSGAKR; this is encoded by the coding sequence ATGAGCGAGCTGACACGTAAGGAAGTGGTTTTCATCCTCAAGTCGGGGAAAAGCTTCCAGCGTACCGACCTCAGCGGCCTGGACTTGCGCGGGTTCGACCTGTCGGGGGCCAACCTTTCGGAGGCCAACCTGGCGGGGACGGTGTTGAACTCGGCCATCCTGCGCGGCGCGGACATGGCGGGGGCGGACCTGCGCCTGGCCAACCTGGACGAGGCGGATCTCGAGGGCGCCAACCTCAGCCGTGCCCAGCTCAAGGGCGTTAACCTCAGCGGCGCGAACCTCACGAAGTGCGACCTGAGCTTCTTCGACGTGCACCAGTACGACGCCACGACCATCCCCAACATGCGCGGGGCGGTGCTCACGGGCGCGGTGCTGGCCGGGGTGAATTTCAGCGGGGTGGACCTCAGCGGCAAGGACCTGCGCGGGGCCGACCTCAGCGGCGCGGATCTGCGCCAGACGGTGCTGGACGGGGCCAACCTGGAGGGGGCGAACCTCTCCCGCTGCGCGCTGCTGGGGGCTTCCCTCAACGGGGCCATGCTGGTGGGCGCGGACCTCACGGCGGCGGTGCTGGGCGGGGCGAGCCTGGTGCGGGCCAACCTCTCGGGGGCGAACCTCACGGACGCCGACCTCCACCTGGCCAACCTCACCACGGCCGACCTGGGCAAGGCGGACCTGAGCCGGGCCAACCTGCGGGGCGCGAACCTGGGCGGGTCGAACCTGTCGGGGGCCGTGCTGCGCTTCCTGGACATCCTGCAGTACGACAAGGGCGACATCCCCGACCTCACGGGCGCCAACCTCAGCGGCGCGGATCTCTCCGGCACCAATCTGCGGGGGATCAACCTCAACCAGGGCAACCTCTCCGGCGCGAACCTCAGCGCGGCGGTGCTGCGCCACGCCACCATGGAAGGCGCGGTGCTCAGCGACGCGGACCTGCACGGGGCCGACCTCTCCGGCGCGAACCTCACGGGCTCGCTCCTGGTGCGGGCCAACCTCTCCTCGGCGCTCCTGGCCGGCGCGGTGCTCAGCGGCGCGGACTGCCACGGCGCGGACCTCAACGGGGCCGACCTGCGGGAGATCAGTTTCGTGGGGGCCAACCTCACCGGCGCCAACCTCACGGGCGCCAGCCTCAGCGGCGCCATGCTGGAGGGCGCGGTGCTCTGCGAGGCCATCCTGGTGGGCGCCAAGCTCCGCCGCGTGAACCTGGGCGAGCGGGACCTGCGCAGGGCGGACCTTTCGGGCGCGGACCTCTCCGCGGCCAACCTCGAAGGGGCCAACATGACCGGCGCCGTGCTGGTGGGGGCGAACCTGGAGGAGACCCAGCTGGGCGGCACCAACCTCACGGGGGCGGATCTCCACGGGGACGACCTGCGCAGCGCGAACCTCTGCGGCGCCGACCTCACCACCGCCAACCTCAGCACCACCGATCTGCAGGGCGTCATCCTCAGCGCGAACCTGAACGGCGCGAACCTGGGCTGGGCCAACCTCAAGGACGCCCAACTGGACCGGGCCATCCTCAAGGGCGTCAACCTCAGCGGCGTGGACCTCAGCGGCTTCGACCTCAAGGGCGCCGACCTCACCGACGCCATCCTGGACGGCGCCAAGCTGGCTTCCGTGAACCTCAACGGCGCGGTCCTCCGGGGCGCCCACGCCATCGGCACCATCCTCAGCGGCGCCAACATGGCCGATGCGGACCTCTCCCAGGCGGATTTCAGCGGGGCCAACCTCCTGGGCGTGGATTTCGAGCGGGCCAACCTGGAAGGCGCCAAGCTGGCCTCCCTGCCCACGGAATCCTGGGGTGAATACCGCACCAACCTCAGCAATGCCAACCTCACCAGCGCCAACCTCACGGGGGCCGACCTCTACCAGGCCAATCTCAATGAGGCCAACCTGAACAACGCCAATCTGTCCAACGCCTCCATGGTGTGGGCGGACCTGCGCGGGGTGGATCTCCGTAAGACCACCCTGGTGGGCACCAACCTCAAGGGCGCCAACCTGGACGGCGCGAACCTGGCCAGCGCGGACCTGCGGGAGACGGTGCTGCGGGACGCCTATCTGGACCGGGCCAACCTCAGCGGCGCCAACCTCAGCGGCACCAACCTGTCCAACGCGGACCTGCGCTTCTGCAACCTCATCGACGCGGCCATGGACGGCGCCAATCTGAGCGGCGCCAACCTGAGCGGCGCCAATCTGGTGTGGACCAACCTCAGCGGGGCCAACCTGGTGCGGGCCAACCTCTCCCAGGCCAAGCTCAGCGGCGCCCACCTGGGCGGCGCGGATCTGCGGGAGACCGATCTCACCGAGACCAACCTCCACGGGGCGAACCTCAGCGGCGCCAAGCGCTGA
- a CDS encoding type II toxin-antitoxin system Phd/YefM family antitoxin — protein sequence MLPALKPVTEIKRHATEIIDQLRVDRVPVLITEHGREAAVMLDVATYKGMLHRLELLEIISKGEQAFTEGRVSSHADVKARMAKRWA from the coding sequence ATGTTGCCCGCGCTGAAGCCCGTCACCGAGATCAAGCGCCATGCCACCGAGATCATCGACCAGCTCCGCGTCGATCGCGTGCCGGTGCTCATCACGGAGCACGGCAGGGAGGCCGCCGTCATGCTGGATGTGGCGACCTACAAGGGTATGCTCCATCGGCTCGAACTGCTGGAGATCATCTCCAAGGGCGAACAGGCCTTCACGGAAGGGCGGGTGAGTTCCCATGCGGATGTGAAGGCCCGGATGGCGAAGCGATGGGCCTGA
- a CDS encoding type II toxin-antitoxin system RelE/ParE family toxin, which translates to MGLKPLGIRWSDPAERDLDALLSCIAFENPEAARSLFARVMEAVENAAAFPERARFIPELGKTYRELLSVRPFRVIYRIAGKDLGVIGVMRTEPDFEPERFIDL; encoded by the coding sequence ATGGGCCTGAAACCCCTCGGGATTCGCTGGTCGGATCCCGCGGAACGGGACCTCGACGCGCTGTTGTCCTGCATCGCCTTCGAGAACCCGGAAGCCGCCCGGAGCCTCTTCGCCAGAGTCATGGAGGCCGTTGAAAATGCAGCCGCCTTTCCTGAGAGGGCCCGCTTCATCCCGGAACTGGGGAAGACGTACCGGGAACTCCTCAGCGTTCGCCCGTTCCGGGTGATCTACCGGATCGCCGGGAAGGATCTGGGGGTCATCGGCGTAATGCGAACGGAGCCGGATTTCGAACCCGAAAGATTTATCGACCTCTAG
- a CDS encoding M23 family metallopeptidase — protein MRKSFLLLVALPIACVATPWGKVAVRGLPLCFQDAPVRLPMLVPGLHPSQVASTFGAPRSGGRRHEGVDLFAPRNTPVLSPTKGVVISVGENSLGGRTVTVLGPGPRWHYFAHLEAYGKVKVGQRVPEGYALGTVGDSGNARRTPPHLHYGIYRFPGKALDPLPLLKASPRSSFRK, from the coding sequence ATGCGCAAGAGCTTCCTCCTCCTTGTCGCGTTGCCCATCGCCTGCGTCGCCACCCCATGGGGGAAGGTCGCGGTCCGGGGCCTTCCCCTCTGCTTCCAGGACGCCCCCGTGCGACTCCCCATGCTCGTGCCGGGCCTTCACCCTTCCCAGGTGGCAAGCACCTTTGGGGCTCCCCGTAGCGGGGGAAGGCGCCATGAGGGGGTGGACCTCTTCGCCCCCCGGAACACCCCCGTCCTGAGTCCCACGAAGGGCGTGGTGATCTCGGTCGGCGAGAACAGCCTGGGGGGACGCACCGTGACGGTCCTGGGCCCCGGCCCGCGTTGGCACTACTTCGCTCACCTCGAAGCCTACGGGAAGGTCAAGGTAGGGCAGCGGGTTCCGGAAGGCTACGCCCTGGGCACCGTGGGCGATTCAGGCAATGCCCGGAGAACGCCCCCCCATTTGCATTACGGGATCTACCGGTTCCCGGGAAAGGCCTTGGATCCGCTGCCGCTGTTGAAGGCAAGCCCACGTTCATCCTTCCGGAAATGA
- the creD gene encoding cell envelope integrity protein CreD: MRIPFPLKPLAVLGLGLLMLIPLTMTQGLVEGRNQRQVETEAQVARLTAAPQTLMGPFLVIPYTSEVKRTKKNEKTGEWQDVWEEIQQERCLVPRELEMEGRVQIDARRRGLYKTQVYRVTGPLKGCFSLEGQAGMPAGRNLRYGVPYLAMGITDPRGILNRMTLQMEGRTYPFLPGTRRTLPATGIHALLPDLDLAHGSAFTFEMNLELMGTRSLQLAPVAEETRVSLKGAWPAPSFEGGFAPVERAWSKDGFSAQWRIPSLSRDLDTLLRGGADAKAQHFGVAFIDPVNIYLQSERAVKYGFLFVMLTFGAFLLREALRALPIHPVQYLLVGAALAIFFLLLLSLSEHLGFPWAYAVATASNLALLGTYLTGALRSRSEGLLFTGGLALLYAVLYGLLASEDNALLLGSVLLFALLGGLMLGTRRRDWRRSPEPAGSPLVPKDRG; this comes from the coding sequence GTGCGAATCCCGTTTCCGTTGAAGCCCCTTGCCGTTCTCGGCCTTGGCCTGCTCATGCTCATTCCGCTGACGATGACCCAAGGGCTCGTGGAAGGCCGCAACCAGCGCCAGGTGGAAACGGAGGCCCAGGTGGCGCGCCTCACGGCGGCCCCCCAGACCCTCATGGGCCCTTTCCTGGTGATTCCCTACACATCGGAAGTGAAGCGGACCAAGAAGAACGAGAAAACGGGTGAATGGCAGGACGTGTGGGAGGAGATCCAGCAGGAACGCTGCCTCGTGCCCCGTGAGCTGGAAATGGAAGGCCGCGTGCAGATCGATGCCCGCCGGCGGGGCCTCTACAAGACCCAGGTCTACCGGGTGACGGGCCCCCTCAAGGGTTGCTTTTCCCTGGAGGGTCAGGCCGGAATGCCCGCGGGGCGGAACCTCCGCTATGGCGTGCCCTACCTGGCCATGGGGATCACCGATCCCAGGGGCATCCTGAACCGCATGACGCTGCAAATGGAGGGCCGCACCTACCCCTTCCTGCCCGGGACCCGACGGACCCTTCCCGCCACGGGCATCCATGCGCTTCTGCCGGACCTCGATCTGGCGCATGGGAGCGCCTTCACGTTTGAAATGAACCTCGAGCTGATGGGTACGCGCAGTCTCCAACTCGCACCCGTGGCCGAGGAGACCCGCGTGAGCCTGAAGGGGGCCTGGCCCGCTCCGAGTTTCGAGGGCGGGTTCGCACCGGTGGAACGAGCCTGGTCGAAGGACGGTTTCTCGGCCCAGTGGAGGATTCCCAGCCTGAGCCGGGATCTGGACACCCTCCTCCGGGGCGGGGCGGATGCCAAGGCCCAGCATTTCGGTGTGGCCTTCATCGACCCCGTGAACATCTACCTCCAATCCGAACGGGCCGTGAAATACGGTTTCCTGTTCGTGATGCTGACCTTCGGAGCCTTCCTGCTGCGCGAAGCCCTGCGGGCCCTGCCCATCCACCCGGTGCAGTACCTCCTGGTGGGCGCCGCCCTGGCCATCTTCTTCCTGCTCCTGCTCAGCCTCTCGGAGCACCTGGGTTTCCCGTGGGCCTACGCGGTCGCCACGGCCAGCAATCTGGCCCTGCTGGGAACCTACCTGACGGGAGCCCTGCGGAGCCGAAGCGAGGGTCTGCTGTTCACCGGGGGACTCGCCCTTCTCTACGCCGTCCTATACGGCCTTCTCGCGTCGGAGGACAATGCCCTGCTGCTGGGCTCCGTGCTGCTCTTCGCCCTCCTCGGGGGACTGATGCTGGGCACCCGCCGCAGGGATTGGCGGCGCTCCCCGGAGCCCGCGGGTTCCCCGCTCGTGCCGAAGGACCGGGGCTGA
- the creC gene encoding two-component system sensor histidine kinase CreC — protein MKLGIRLLLGVFLIVGLAAYFVLSTFSKEVKPGVRQGMEVALVDTANLLAELAAEDLARNTLQEGRLAEAFARYRARDVKASIWGMVKEQTDLRLYVTDGQGIVRYDSEGEAVGRDYSRWNDVMMTLRGQYGVRASRLDSGDARSSSMYVAAPVKWEGRLIGVLTVIAPTASVQPFARRSEHHIRNAGAVLVGTSLLIGLLLTWWLTRDVAKLRTYARSVGTDGRTPLPALGAPELRELGAALEAMRARLDGREYVERYVQNLTHEMKSPLSAIRGAAELLREPLPDEDRERFTVNILEQEQRMRDLVDRMLSIADLQNRQALKNPGPLDFRALVVKVLATREPQAAQRGVTCVLEGEAGGPVTGEAFLLEQAVGNLLDNALSFAPTGTAVQVALRPEGRALHVSVRDRGPGLPDFAREKVFTPFFSLPRPDGKSKGTGLGLCIVREIVLLHGGQVTLDNHPEGGAVARLHLPL, from the coding sequence ATGAAGCTCGGCATCCGCCTCCTCCTGGGTGTATTCCTGATCGTGGGGCTCGCGGCGTACTTCGTGCTGTCCACCTTCTCGAAGGAGGTGAAGCCCGGGGTCCGCCAGGGCATGGAAGTGGCCCTGGTGGATACGGCGAATCTGCTGGCGGAATTGGCCGCGGAGGACCTTGCCCGGAACACCCTCCAGGAGGGCCGGCTGGCGGAAGCCTTCGCCCGCTACAGGGCCCGGGACGTGAAGGCCTCCATCTGGGGGATGGTGAAGGAACAGACGGATCTGCGGCTCTATGTCACCGACGGCCAAGGCATCGTGCGCTATGACAGCGAAGGGGAAGCGGTGGGAAGGGACTACTCCCGCTGGAACGACGTGATGATGACCCTTCGCGGCCAGTATGGCGTGCGGGCTTCCCGCCTGGATTCCGGCGATGCGCGCTCGTCCTCCATGTATGTGGCCGCCCCCGTGAAATGGGAAGGCCGGCTCATCGGGGTGCTCACGGTCATCGCCCCCACGGCCAGCGTCCAGCCCTTCGCGAGACGAAGCGAGCACCATATCCGGAATGCCGGTGCCGTGCTGGTCGGGACGTCGCTCTTGATCGGGCTGCTCCTGACGTGGTGGCTGACCCGGGATGTGGCCAAACTGCGGACCTATGCCCGCAGCGTGGGCACGGATGGACGCACCCCGCTGCCCGCCCTGGGGGCCCCCGAATTGCGGGAACTGGGAGCGGCCCTGGAGGCCATGCGGGCTCGGCTCGATGGGCGGGAGTACGTGGAACGCTACGTCCAGAACCTCACCCATGAAATGAAGAGCCCGCTGTCAGCCATCCGCGGGGCGGCGGAGTTGCTCCGGGAACCCTTGCCGGACGAGGACCGGGAACGCTTCACGGTCAACATCCTCGAGCAGGAGCAGCGCATGCGGGATCTGGTGGACCGGATGCTGTCCATCGCCGACCTCCAGAACCGCCAGGCCTTGAAGAACCCCGGCCCCCTGGATTTCAGGGCCCTGGTGGTGAAGGTCCTGGCCACCCGCGAACCCCAGGCGGCACAGCGCGGCGTGACCTGCGTCCTGGAAGGGGAAGCGGGTGGCCCCGTGACCGGCGAAGCCTTCCTGCTGGAACAGGCCGTGGGCAATCTCCTGGACAATGCCCTCTCCTTCGCCCCCACAGGGACCGCCGTTCAGGTCGCGCTGAGGCCCGAAGGCAGGGCCCTGCACGTGAGCGTGCGGGACCGGGGCCCCGGCCTGCCCGACTTCGCCCGGGAGAAGGTCTTCACCCCGTTCTTCTCCCTTCCCCGTCCCGACGGGAAATCCAAAGGGACCGGTCTCGGACTCTGTATCGTGAGGGAAATCGTGCTCCTCCACGGAGGCCAGGTCACCCTGGACAATCACCCCGAAGGCGGGGCGGTGGCCCGGCTTCACCTGCCCCTTTGA
- the creB gene encoding two-component system response regulator CreB, translated as MPGRILIVEDERAIADTLIYALRTEGFEPVWCDLGGKGIEAVRASEPALVILDVGLPDLSGFEVCRSLRTFSEVPILFLTARGDEVDRIVGLEIGADDYVTKPFSPREVAARVRTILRRTRPVSTPKGFQVEGAARRIAYGGRLLDLTRFEHDLLRTLLAHPGRIFTRVELMESVWAGSEDSQDRTVDTHIKTLRAKIRAVAPEADPIQTHRGVGYSVDPA; from the coding sequence ATGCCCGGAAGGATCCTGATCGTGGAGGACGAGCGCGCCATCGCGGACACGCTCATTTATGCCTTGCGCACCGAAGGGTTCGAACCGGTCTGGTGCGACCTGGGGGGGAAGGGCATCGAGGCCGTCCGGGCCTCGGAGCCCGCCCTGGTGATCCTCGACGTGGGGCTCCCGGATCTCTCCGGGTTCGAGGTCTGCCGTTCTCTCCGCACCTTTTCCGAAGTGCCCATCCTCTTCCTCACCGCCCGGGGGGATGAGGTGGACCGCATCGTAGGGCTGGAGATCGGGGCCGACGACTACGTCACCAAGCCGTTCAGTCCCCGGGAGGTGGCGGCCCGGGTGCGCACGATCCTTCGGCGCACGCGCCCGGTCTCCACGCCGAAGGGGTTCCAGGTGGAAGGGGCGGCACGGCGCATTGCCTACGGAGGCCGTCTCCTGGACCTCACCCGCTTCGAGCACGACCTTCTGCGCACCCTGCTGGCCCATCCCGGGCGCATTTTCACCCGGGTGGAGCTGATGGAATCGGTGTGGGCGGGTTCCGAGGACAGCCAGGACCGCACGGTGGACACCCACATCAAGACCCTTCGCGCCAAGATCCGGGCCGTGGCCCCGGAGGCGGACCCCATCCAGACCCACCGGGGGGTGGGGTACAGCGTGGACCCGGCATGA
- a CDS encoding OmpA family protein, translated as MKRHILLPAALLAFAPAFAKPDVPGSKDHPLLTRMQNMGIVVYATNPFQRYEFRTGKGRGATTPVEGKYYQIRYKMADGPAAPTPIAIIRNHQAALQKVGGTVLFEDNRYTTLKVAKGGLETWVEVDTAWGRGYQLTIIEKGAMAQEVVADAAAMKGDLKSTGHVALYGIYFDTNKSDVKAESRAALEEIAKLLGQDPALKLKVVGHTDMTGVLDANMRLSQARGEAVVKALVGQYGIAPARLRGHGVGPLAPVASNDTEEGRAKNRRVELVKE; from the coding sequence GTGAAACGGCATATCCTTCTTCCCGCCGCCCTCCTGGCCTTCGCTCCCGCCTTCGCCAAGCCCGATGTGCCCGGCTCCAAGGACCATCCGCTGCTCACCCGCATGCAGAACATGGGCATCGTGGTCTACGCGACCAACCCCTTCCAGCGCTATGAATTCCGGACGGGCAAGGGCCGGGGCGCCACCACGCCGGTGGAGGGGAAGTACTACCAGATCCGCTACAAGATGGCCGACGGGCCCGCGGCGCCCACGCCCATCGCCATCATCCGGAACCACCAAGCGGCGCTCCAGAAGGTGGGCGGCACCGTCCTTTTCGAGGACAACCGCTACACCACCCTGAAGGTCGCCAAGGGCGGCCTGGAGACCTGGGTCGAAGTGGATACCGCCTGGGGCCGCGGCTACCAGCTCACCATCATCGAGAAGGGCGCGATGGCCCAGGAGGTCGTGGCCGACGCCGCCGCCATGAAGGGCGATCTGAAGTCCACCGGGCACGTGGCCCTCTACGGCATCTACTTCGATACCAACAAGAGCGACGTGAAGGCCGAATCCAGGGCCGCGCTGGAGGAGATCGCCAAGCTGCTCGGGCAGGATCCCGCCCTTAAGCTGAAGGTGGTCGGGCACACGGACATGACCGGAGTCCTGGACGCCAACATGAGGCTCTCCCAGGCCCGCGGCGAGGCCGTGGTGAAGGCGCTGGTGGGCCAGTACGGCATCGCTCCGGCGCGCCTCAGGGGCCACGGCGTGGGCCCCCTGGCGCCCGTGGCCAGCAACGACACCGAGGAAGGCCGCGCCAAGAACCGGCGGGTGGAGTTGGTGAAGGAATGA
- a CDS encoding M4 family metallopeptidase, which produces MIFNVLQRRPGHSAARGALVLGLALGAVPAGATDRLQQGPAAQGPRHGQGHRHPKAGPLAGPGATGKGGFRAGLAAPRPDPALGLPDLGPGHRWIPVLEETDERGLTRTSWQHLYLGLRVWDSFTVTLREGTRNLPAIPSLALARGSGGVLYAPPMPTDLDGCRPLHAILGLLRQRLGAAAPAGKGELILLPEFEILHMAPPGKEADLNAVDRPSHVAGYRLAYRIRGGSRNPEAWDVIADAHTGALLQRIPRAHPSRPAPGTGHTLYSGTVPLITTTREDGGFEMADPVRGWNRVVLSGGPPAALTNASNVWGDSLLESADTPPGSPTKLTTAADAAYGLQVAWDYFHTVHHLRGIDGTGHGITVELDGAKYTDNAAWEPEARTVVVGRSLRLWPFVDLFTLGHEVTHGVTGTRPVFRYGNTEAGALNEATSDFFAQMMVAWARSGGGMRSLQERTIGDEGTPLVYAHEKRDVSGGFGRELVRDLCKPSLSGDGYDEWGPDFLGKDPHFTSGPMIRALQFLRQGASADPASPLHSRRLPEGMEGLGNDRTAALWFSAFHEVGPTGGYLDARRAMLRSAIRLFGTGSVPHLAVRKAFGAINVGDPRAAGDGFDFNGSFTGTRAEVRGPSLVLTAGIPDHEGVTAVQFKVDGLPVGRAHAAPYTLTLDASRLFRNGPHSFQAIASNAWGQTLDSPVVPFTLDNAVEQVLGDPALEATHPLAGKWQESPPPLEGPGVIRDLAGQTYTAHSGTRCAVFGDQSGMLTQRVTLPAGSGFATLELWCMAPQGPSYSRDALNLEVHDLSPGGAHGGTPRVFTVASGERWSPEWTRLDFDLGAYRGHEVELVLRPHIGWESRTRFMVDDLVLRVGPGGEPESKLPTAPPGKPVPGEAP; this is translated from the coding sequence ATGATTTTCAATGTTCTCCAGCGGCGGCCCGGGCATTCCGCGGCCCGGGGGGCCCTGGTCCTGGGACTGGCCCTGGGGGCGGTTCCCGCCGGGGCCACGGACCGGCTCCAGCAGGGCCCTGCCGCCCAGGGTCCCCGGCACGGCCAGGGGCACCGCCACCCCAAGGCCGGTCCCCTTGCCGGGCCCGGGGCGACCGGCAAGGGAGGGTTCCGGGCCGGGCTGGCGGCGCCGCGGCCGGACCCGGCCCTGGGGCTGCCGGACCTGGGGCCCGGGCACCGCTGGATTCCGGTGCTGGAGGAAACCGACGAACGCGGCCTCACCCGCACCAGCTGGCAGCACCTGTACCTGGGCCTGCGGGTGTGGGATTCCTTCACGGTGACGCTCCGGGAGGGGACCCGCAACCTGCCGGCCATCCCTTCCCTGGCCCTGGCCCGGGGCAGCGGCGGGGTCCTGTACGCCCCCCCCATGCCCACCGACCTGGACGGGTGCCGGCCGCTCCACGCGATCCTGGGGCTCCTGCGGCAGCGGCTGGGGGCGGCCGCCCCGGCCGGGAAAGGGGAGCTCATCCTCCTGCCGGAGTTCGAGATCCTGCACATGGCCCCGCCCGGAAAGGAGGCGGACCTCAACGCCGTGGACCGGCCGAGCCATGTGGCCGGGTACCGCCTGGCCTACCGCATCCGGGGCGGGTCCCGGAATCCGGAGGCCTGGGACGTCATCGCCGACGCGCACACGGGGGCCCTGCTCCAGCGGATCCCCCGGGCCCATCCCTCCCGGCCCGCGCCGGGCACGGGGCATACCCTGTACAGCGGCACGGTGCCCCTCATCACCACCACCCGGGAGGATGGCGGCTTCGAAATGGCCGATCCCGTCCGGGGGTGGAACCGGGTGGTGCTTTCGGGAGGGCCCCCGGCGGCCCTCACCAACGCCAGCAATGTCTGGGGGGATTCCCTCCTGGAATCGGCAGATACCCCTCCGGGTTCGCCCACGAAGCTGACCACCGCGGCCGACGCGGCCTACGGCCTGCAGGTGGCCTGGGACTATTTCCACACGGTGCACCATCTGCGCGGCATCGACGGCACGGGCCATGGCATCACCGTGGAGCTGGACGGCGCGAAGTACACGGACAATGCGGCGTGGGAGCCGGAAGCGCGGACGGTGGTCGTGGGGCGGTCCCTCCGGCTTTGGCCCTTCGTGGACCTGTTCACCCTCGGCCACGAAGTGACCCACGGGGTGACCGGCACCCGGCCCGTGTTCCGGTACGGGAACACCGAAGCGGGGGCCCTCAACGAGGCCACGTCGGATTTCTTCGCGCAGATGATGGTCGCCTGGGCCCGCTCCGGGGGAGGCATGCGCTCGCTCCAGGAACGCACCATCGGCGACGAGGGGACGCCCCTGGTCTACGCCCACGAAAAGCGCGATGTTTCCGGAGGCTTCGGCAGGGAGCTGGTCCGCGACCTGTGCAAGCCCTCCCTGAGCGGCGACGGCTACGACGAATGGGGACCGGATTTCCTGGGCAAGGACCCCCATTTCACGTCGGGCCCCATGATCCGGGCCCTCCAGTTCCTGCGCCAGGGGGCCTCCGCCGACCCGGCCAGCCCCCTCCACAGCCGGCGCCTGCCGGAGGGCATGGAGGGCCTCGGCAATGACCGGACCGCAGCGCTCTGGTTCAGCGCCTTCCACGAGGTGGGCCCCACGGGGGGCTACCTGGATGCGCGGCGGGCGATGCTGCGGAGCGCCATCCGGCTCTTCGGCACCGGCAGCGTGCCCCACCTGGCCGTGCGCAAGGCCTTCGGCGCCATCAACGTCGGAGACCCGAGGGCCGCCGGCGACGGCTTCGACTTCAACGGGTCCTTCACCGGGACCCGGGCCGAGGTGCGGGGCCCCAGCCTGGTGCTCACCGCCGGCATCCCCGACCACGAGGGCGTCACCGCCGTCCAGTTCAAGGTGGACGGCCTCCCCGTGGGCAGGGCCCACGCCGCTCCCTACACCCTCACCCTGGACGCGTCCCGCCTGTTCCGCAACGGACCCCACAGCTTCCAGGCCATCGCGTCCAATGCCTGGGGCCAGACCCTGGACAGCCCCGTGGTGCCGTTCACCCTGGACAACGCGGTGGAGCAGGTCCTGGGGGATCCGGCCCTGGAGGCCACCCATCCCCTGGCCGGCAAGTGGCAGGAAAGTCCGCCGCCCCTGGAGGGCCCGGGGGTCATCCGCGACCTGGCGGGGCAGACGTACACGGCCCACAGCGGCACCCGCTGCGCGGTGTTCGGGGACCAGTCCGGGATGCTCACCCAGCGCGTGACCCTCCCCGCCGGAAGCGGCTTCGCCACGCTGGAGCTGTGGTGCATGGCGCCCCAGGGCCCCTCCTATTCCCGCGACGCCCTGAACCTGGAAGTCCATGACCTTTCCCCGGGCGGGGCCCATGGGGGAACGCCTCGGGTTTTCACGGTGGCCAGCGGCGAGAGGTGGAGCCCGGAATGGACCAGGCTGGACTTCGACCTGGGGGCGTACCGGGGCCATGAGGTGGAGCTGGTCCTGAGGCCGCACATCGGATGGGAAAGCCGCACCCGGTTCATGGTCGACGACCTGGTCCTGCGGGTGGGCCCCGGGGGGGAGCCGGAATCCAAGCTGCCCACGGCCCCCCCCGGGAAACCGGTCCCGGGGGAGGCCCCCTGA